The following proteins come from a genomic window of Oncorhynchus masou masou isolate Uvic2021 chromosome 25, UVic_Omas_1.1, whole genome shotgun sequence:
- the LOC135514297 gene encoding RING finger and CHY zinc finger domain-containing protein 1-like isoform X1: MASLVGCEHYVRRCLLKAPCCGKAYVCRLCHDAEEDHQMDRFLVKEVQCSVCTTVQQAQQTCVECNVTFGEYYCDICHLFDKDKKQYHCQPCGICRIGPREKYFHCEKCNLCLAGDLRGNHKCVENVSRQNCPVCMEDIHTSRIGAQILPCGHLLHKTCFDDMVQTGAYRCPLCMHSAWNMEHNWEQMDKEITQSPMPTEYQDATVKIICNDCQTHCTVPFHVLGMKCSGCGSYNTAQNGGLIRQSREPQPQEPEQQPQEPEQQPQSPLPEP; encoded by the exons atgGCTTCTCTGGTTGGATGTGAACACTACGTGCGCCGTTGTTTGTTGAAA GCTCCGTGTTGTGGTAAAGCATATGTTTGTCGCCTGTGCCATGACGCTGAGGAGGACCATCAAATGGACCGCTTCCTGGTCAAAGAAGTGCAGTGCTCAGTCTGCACAACAGTACAACAG GCACAACAGACTTGCGTGGAGTGTAATGTGACCTTTGGGGAATATTACTGTGATATTTGTCACCTGTTTGATAAAGACAAGAAGCAGTATCACTGTCAGCCCTGTGGAATTTGCAG GATCGGACCAAGGGAGAAATACTTCCACTGTGAGAAGTGCAATCTCTGTTTAGCCGGAGATCTAAGAGGAAATCACAAG TGTGTTGAAAATGTTTCAAGGCAGAACTGCCCAGTGTGTATGGAG GATATCCACACATCCAGAATAGGAGCCCAAATTCTTCCATGTGGCCATCTTCTACATAA AACATGCTTTGATGACATGGTCCAAACTGG TGCGTATCGATGCCCACTCTGTATGCACTCTGCTTGGAATATGGAGCACAACTGGGAGCAGATGGACAAGGAGATCACTCAGTCACCCATGCCCACTGAATATCAGGATGCCACTGTGAAG ATCATATGTAATGACTGCCAAACCCACTGTACGGTGCCTTTCCATGTTCTGGGAATGAAGTGCAGTGGCTGTGGGTCCTACAACACAGCACAGAATGGGGGACTGATACGGCAGTCCCGGGAACCACAGCCCCAGGAGCCAGAGCAGCAGCCCCAGGAGCCAGAGCAGCAGCCCCAGTCCCCATTGCCAGAACCATAG
- the LOC135514297 gene encoding RING finger and CHY zinc finger domain-containing protein 1-like isoform X2, producing the protein MDRFLVKEVQCSVCTTVQQAQQTCVECNVTFGEYYCDICHLFDKDKKQYHCQPCGICRIGPREKYFHCEKCNLCLAGDLRGNHKCVENVSRQNCPVCMEDIHTSRIGAQILPCGHLLHKTCFDDMVQTGAYRCPLCMHSAWNMEHNWEQMDKEITQSPMPTEYQDATVKIICNDCQTHCTVPFHVLGMKCSGCGSYNTAQNGGLIRQSREPQPQEPEQQPQEPEQQPQSPLPEP; encoded by the exons ATGGACCGCTTCCTGGTCAAAGAAGTGCAGTGCTCAGTCTGCACAACAGTACAACAG GCACAACAGACTTGCGTGGAGTGTAATGTGACCTTTGGGGAATATTACTGTGATATTTGTCACCTGTTTGATAAAGACAAGAAGCAGTATCACTGTCAGCCCTGTGGAATTTGCAG GATCGGACCAAGGGAGAAATACTTCCACTGTGAGAAGTGCAATCTCTGTTTAGCCGGAGATCTAAGAGGAAATCACAAG TGTGTTGAAAATGTTTCAAGGCAGAACTGCCCAGTGTGTATGGAG GATATCCACACATCCAGAATAGGAGCCCAAATTCTTCCATGTGGCCATCTTCTACATAA AACATGCTTTGATGACATGGTCCAAACTGG TGCGTATCGATGCCCACTCTGTATGCACTCTGCTTGGAATATGGAGCACAACTGGGAGCAGATGGACAAGGAGATCACTCAGTCACCCATGCCCACTGAATATCAGGATGCCACTGTGAAG ATCATATGTAATGACTGCCAAACCCACTGTACGGTGCCTTTCCATGTTCTGGGAATGAAGTGCAGTGGCTGTGGGTCCTACAACACAGCACAGAATGGGGGACTGATACGGCAGTCCCGGGAACCACAGCCCCAGGAGCCAGAGCAGCAGCCCCAGGAGCCAGAGCAGCAGCCCCAGTCCCCATTGCCAGAACCATAG